One Candidatus Woesearchaeota archaeon genomic region harbors:
- a CDS encoding putative Ig domain-containing protein, with protein sequence MKRKKPKMGIGTGISNPAGLKIFTWLILGLILVSVGLALPVPHGIDGKIYELDGITEVPAGTQFSVLNMNNGLAVFGTTGHVGTGGFSASLKGEDGDTIVVKAWNLYNEVELTLALAGVLHNVNLYLNMTYPAMPPNITSAPGTEATQGVPYSYQVTAVDGNNDNLDYGLAIWPEGMSINSGTGLITWTPQNEDVGVNFVSVYVNDGTYTVYQNFSITVANVNDVPVITSLPVLTATEKASYLYDANAADPDNDTLFYALMQNPPGMSINQQTGLINWTPNQSHIGQQGISIRVSDGLVGADQNFTIDVSNVNDLPVITSLPVTEGTQDMAYAYDVEASDIDNDALAYSLLESPPGMAINGTNGIISWLPDNGQVGTHNITVSVMDDNGSTSQEFALIIANVNDAPAIISSPITIIKSGQTYLYDVDAVDIDGDAILYSIVQGPAGMSIDSANGLITWKTKRSVEGVYLIIVRASDGSLIDLQEYNLTVSKKPDQTAGSSSTLPRRILFQSSSLSDTVILVQAAEAMGTVEIQPIEMSTRTAGTEPLQLRAYKYFVLEHAEPAEDGFVQIRFKIERQWMDSREIKYSDMVLYVFEDGKWLELPTQFAETDGTFAYYDATSSGFGNFAIALREGVPVKDIDAAQSSGLKTPFRISGIIYYNDKTQVPPGTEFEIRNIDTGETVKGHTGVGPYSGLYAVNMHGKFGDRLLVRIQGSAQVFEATMQDLDSFDFVIDKRTGGLSQITGYAARGKGLQSQALTVLWMLIVGFIVVYIGLMAYNKLKKL encoded by the coding sequence GTCCCGCACGGCATAGACGGCAAGATCTATGAGCTTGATGGCATAACAGAGGTTCCCGCTGGAACGCAATTTTCAGTTCTCAACATGAATAATGGGTTGGCTGTCTTCGGGACTACGGGCCATGTTGGGACAGGTGGATTTTCAGCATCACTTAAGGGAGAAGACGGGGACACAATTGTGGTTAAGGCATGGAATCTTTATAATGAAGTTGAATTAACATTGGCCCTGGCAGGCGTACTGCACAATGTAAATCTTTATCTTAACATGACCTACCCGGCAATGCCGCCAAACATAACATCTGCTCCTGGGACAGAGGCAACCCAGGGTGTGCCATACTCATATCAAGTTACAGCTGTCGACGGCAATAATGACAATCTTGACTATGGCCTTGCAATCTGGCCAGAGGGCATGTCAATCAATTCTGGCACAGGGCTTATAACGTGGACGCCGCAAAACGAGGATGTCGGAGTGAATTTTGTGTCAGTTTATGTTAATGATGGAACATACACCGTTTATCAGAATTTCAGCATAACTGTCGCAAATGTGAATGATGTCCCTGTCATAACTTCCTTGCCTGTTTTAACTGCGACTGAGAAAGCTTCCTATCTTTACGATGCTAATGCTGCTGACCCTGACAATGACACGCTGTTTTACGCATTAATGCAGAATCCGCCAGGCATGTCAATTAATCAGCAAACCGGCTTGATAAACTGGACACCTAACCAAAGCCATATTGGCCAACAAGGCATTTCGATAAGGGTTTCAGACGGCTTGGTCGGTGCAGACCAAAATTTCACAATTGATGTCTCAAATGTCAATGACTTGCCGGTTATTACCAGCCTGCCGGTCACAGAAGGCACGCAGGATATGGCTTATGCATATGATGTTGAAGCGAGTGATATTGACAATGATGCCTTGGCTTACAGTCTATTGGAGAGCCCGCCTGGAATGGCTATCAACGGCACAAATGGCATCATCAGCTGGCTGCCTGATAATGGCCAGGTTGGCACACATAATATTACTGTAAGTGTCATGGATGATAATGGCAGTACCTCTCAGGAGTTTGCCCTGATAATCGCAAATGTGAATGATGCCCCTGCAATAATTTCTTCACCCATAACCATAATTAAGTCGGGCCAGACATATCTGTATGATGTGGACGCCGTGGATATTGACGGCGATGCAATCCTATACTCAATTGTGCAGGGCCCGGCGGGTATGTCAATAGATTCAGCAAATGGCCTGATAACATGGAAAACAAAAAGGTCAGTGGAAGGGGTGTATTTGATCATTGTGCGGGCAAGTGATGGAAGCTTAATTGATTTGCAAGAGTACAACCTAACAGTCTCCAAGAAACCAGACCAAACTGCAGGAAGCAGCTCCACCCTACCAAGAAGAATTCTTTTCCAGTCATCGAGTTTGTCTGACACAGTCATACTTGTGCAGGCTGCTGAGGCTATGGGCACTGTTGAAATTCAGCCTATTGAGATGTCAACGAGAACGGCTGGGACAGAGCCGTTGCAGTTGAGGGCGTACAAGTACTTTGTCCTGGAACATGCAGAGCCTGCTGAAGATGGATTTGTCCAGATAAGGTTTAAGATTGAAAGGCAATGGATGGACAGCAGGGAAATAAAATATTCAGACATGGTGCTGTATGTGTTTGAGGATGGCAAATGGCTTGAGCTGCCAACCCAGTTTGCGGAAACTGATGGCACATTTGCCTATTATGATGCAACTTCATCAGGATTTGGCAATTTTGCGATTGCTTTGCGGGAAGGGGTGCCTGTAAAGGATATTGACGCTGCCCAGAGCTCAGGATTAAAAACACCATTCAGGATTTCTGGAATTATTTATTATAATGACAAAACACAGGTTCCGCCGGGAACTGAGTTTGAAATCCGGAATATTGACACCGGCGAGACTGTAAAAGGACACACAGGTGTCGGCCCATACAGCGGGCTTTATGCAGTCAACATGCACGGCAAATTCGGGGACAGGCTGCTTGTCAGGATACAGGGGTCCGCGCAGGTGTTTGAGGCAACCATGCAGGATTTGGACAGCTTTGACTTTGTAATTGACAAGAGGACAGGCGGGCTTTCGCAAATAACAGGCTATGCAGCCAGGGGAAAAGGGCTGCAAAGCCAGGCTTTGACAGTATTGTGGATGCTGATTGTAGGATTCATTGTTGTATACATTGGCTTAATGGCCTACAATAAGCTGAAGAAATTATGA
- a CDS encoding toxin-antitoxin system HicB family antitoxin, with protein sequence MKINIALDNEVHTKAKVLAVLKGISLNEYFEKAIEKAAAKERKLLEKLR encoded by the coding sequence ATGAAAATCAACATTGCTCTCGATAATGAAGTGCACACAAAAGCCAAGGTATTGGCGGTTCTCAAAGGCATAAGCCTCAATGAGTACTTTGAGAAAGCAATAGAAAAGGCAGCAGCAAAGGAGAGGAAGCTTTTGGAGAAGCTAAGGTAA
- a CDS encoding tetratricopeptide repeat protein, whose protein sequence is MKKSNILGFALILAGILAMASFAGLALENSGKVIILLKAGDGQSISPDSSLAPLYHNIGVLQFYSGNEENAIDLFKAAIALDPGYEKAYKSLALAEYHSGNLINAIAYQERLIELSPTSSEAQWDLAVMLVENFRNAENNGMLTPEHIGLLSQARQLYLAVYAADSRNSQAMLNAEVISGVLHDYGQDSY, encoded by the coding sequence ATGAAAAAAAGCAATATTTTGGGTTTTGCATTGATTCTGGCAGGCATTCTTGCAATGGCTTCGTTTGCTGGCCTTGCCCTGGAAAATTCAGGCAAAGTCATAATCTTGCTGAAAGCAGGAGATGGGCAGTCAATTTCACCAGACAGCAGCCTTGCACCGCTTTACCATAATATAGGGGTCCTGCAGTTTTATTCTGGCAATGAAGAAAATGCAATCGACCTGTTTAAAGCCGCAATTGCCTTGGACCCTGGCTATGAAAAGGCCTACAAAAGCCTGGCCTTGGCTGAATACCATAGTGGAAACCTCATCAATGCCATAGCCTACCAGGAAAGGCTCATTGAGCTTTCTCCAACAAGCTCAGAGGCGCAGTGGGACTTGGCAGTTATGCTCGTGGAAAATTTCAGGAATGCAGAAAATAATGGCATGCTGACCCCTGAACATATTGGCTTGCTGAGCCAGGCCCGTCAGTTGTATCTGGCAGTCTATGCTGCAGACAGTAGGAATAGCCAAGCCATGCTAAACGCCGAGGTCATCAGTGGCGTATTGCATGATTACGGCCAGGATTCATACTGA